One Alcaligenes ammonioxydans DNA segment encodes these proteins:
- a CDS encoding Rne/Rng family ribonuclease — protein MKRMLFNATHQEELRVAIVDGQKLIDLDIETAGREQRKGNIYKGVITRIEPGLEACFVSYGEERHGFLPFKEVARSYFKEGVDVRSARIQDALVEGQELIIQVEKEERGNKGAALTTFISLAGRYLVLMPNNPRGGGVSRRVEGEDRQELREAMDQLDIPQGMSIIARTAGIGRSVEELQWDLNYLMQLWTAIDGAARDNAAPILIYLESSLVIRAIRDYFSPDIGEILIDTDEIHEQAAAFMSVVMPDNLHRVKMYRDDIPLFSRFQIEHQIETAYSRTVQLPSGGAVVIDHTEALVAIDVNSARSTRGADIEETALRTNQEAADEVARQLRLRDLGGLIVIDFIDMEDSKNQRAVEQRLRDALHLDRARVQMGKISRFGLMELSRQRLRPALNEGSHITCPRCTGTGVIRDAESSALHVLRLLQEEAMKEGTAALHAQVPVDVATFLLNEKRADITKIESRLNIALILIPNKNLETPHHIIERLRHDDPRLDELRSSYELVQQPEQQDSLVPHRSHEIKPRPEALVKSTTHAQPAPMSKPAAAAAAATAATSVASDDKPGLLKRLLNWLSGKPAEPVTETTKTESDKSPSGRRQGRSGQANAGRGQGGRGRRQANRPEAAQEEKVSTESASSTTRGRRRQASAGTESALETPQNTNVSTTPATAEEGSSNSRNPRNRRGRGRQRREEGNAENIELNKDDNTTDAQPEQALAAAAVASVAAVAASKQEAPARAEQQIEVDTSDTGDNPDAETDESSENSALDPERKRRRRRSRRGRRNTDANAVAENEENNEEGSTSAYVAHETPSFNPAALDAQEQAAAQTATAEPEQPQTAKEAPAVQEAAPVAVEAAQEAPVAAQAAQQAEEVVTTQAVTVETAPAQEELAAAQAEVAPEVPAAAETVAPVQAEAAAEAATAEVAQAPAEVVETAAAPAQTQAVTDAPAVDAAPVDTGAAETATAQEETTAPAAEAAPEAPAAEEVTAPVQAEAAAEPAKAEVTEAPAEAMETAAIPAQVQPTAETPVVETTPVESAAVETRVETQAAAEKAPAAEQAPKPAAAPLEAVLNAAGIELVETTARSATQDDYQPAPVRLGRPRKQRAAETENSEPLQQVETQ, from the coding sequence ATGAAACGCATGTTGTTCAATGCGACGCATCAAGAAGAACTACGCGTCGCCATTGTCGACGGTCAAAAACTCATTGACCTCGACATCGAAACAGCCGGGCGCGAACAGCGCAAAGGCAATATTTACAAAGGGGTCATCACCCGCATCGAACCTGGCCTGGAGGCCTGCTTCGTCAGTTACGGCGAAGAGCGTCACGGCTTTCTGCCTTTCAAGGAAGTTGCTCGCAGCTACTTCAAGGAAGGGGTTGATGTACGCAGCGCACGCATCCAGGATGCACTGGTCGAAGGCCAGGAATTAATCATCCAGGTTGAGAAAGAAGAACGCGGCAACAAAGGCGCAGCCCTGACCACGTTCATTTCGCTGGCAGGTCGTTATCTGGTCCTGATGCCCAACAACCCTCGCGGGGGTGGCGTATCGCGTCGCGTAGAAGGCGAAGACCGCCAGGAACTGCGCGAAGCCATGGACCAGCTGGACATCCCGCAGGGCATGAGCATCATTGCCCGCACCGCAGGTATCGGCCGCAGCGTCGAAGAGCTGCAGTGGGACCTGAACTACCTGATGCAGTTGTGGACCGCCATTGACGGCGCGGCCCGCGACAATGCTGCCCCCATCCTGATCTATCTGGAATCCAGCCTGGTCATCCGGGCGATCCGCGATTACTTCTCGCCCGACATTGGCGAAATCCTGATCGATACGGACGAAATTCACGAGCAGGCCGCCGCTTTCATGAGCGTGGTCATGCCCGACAATCTGCATCGCGTGAAGATGTACCGCGATGACATCCCTCTGTTCTCGCGCTTTCAGATTGAGCACCAGATCGAGACCGCCTACTCGCGTACTGTGCAGTTGCCCTCGGGCGGTGCCGTCGTTATCGATCATACGGAAGCGCTGGTAGCCATTGACGTGAACTCGGCGCGCTCCACACGTGGCGCTGATATTGAAGAAACCGCCCTGCGCACCAACCAGGAAGCCGCGGACGAAGTGGCCCGCCAGTTGCGTCTGCGTGACCTGGGCGGCCTGATTGTCATCGACTTCATCGACATGGAAGACAGCAAGAACCAACGTGCTGTCGAGCAACGCCTGCGCGATGCGCTGCACCTGGACCGCGCTCGTGTCCAGATGGGCAAGATCTCACGTTTTGGCCTCATGGAACTGTCGCGTCAGCGCCTGCGCCCAGCCCTGAATGAAGGCTCCCACATCACTTGCCCGCGTTGCACCGGCACCGGCGTGATTCGTGATGCCGAATCCAGCGCCCTGCACGTGCTGCGTCTGCTGCAGGAAGAGGCCATGAAAGAAGGCACCGCCGCCCTGCACGCTCAAGTGCCAGTGGATGTCGCGACTTTCCTGCTTAACGAAAAGCGCGCTGACATCACCAAGATCGAGTCGCGTCTGAACATTGCCCTGATCCTGATTCCGAACAAGAATCTGGAAACGCCGCACCACATCATTGAGCGCCTGCGCCATGATGACCCGCGCCTGGACGAACTGCGCAGCAGCTATGAGCTGGTACAGCAGCCAGAACAGCAGGACAGCCTGGTGCCCCACCGCAGCCACGAAATCAAGCCTCGTCCGGAAGCCCTGGTCAAGAGCACAACACATGCCCAGCCTGCTCCCATGAGCAAGCCTGCTGCTGCGGCAGCCGCTGCAACCGCCGCGACTTCCGTTGCCAGCGACGACAAGCCCGGCTTGCTCAAACGCCTGCTGAACTGGCTATCCGGCAAACCCGCCGAGCCTGTGACCGAAACCACCAAAACCGAAAGTGACAAGTCCCCCTCGGGTCGTCGCCAGGGTCGCTCCGGCCAAGCCAATGCCGGCCGAGGCCAAGGTGGACGTGGTCGTCGCCAGGCGAATCGTCCAGAGGCAGCTCAGGAAGAAAAAGTCAGCACGGAAAGCGCCAGCAGCACGACACGCGGTCGCCGCCGTCAGGCATCGGCTGGCACCGAGTCCGCTCTGGAAACGCCTCAAAACACCAACGTCAGCACAACCCCCGCCACTGCCGAAGAAGGCAGCAGCAACAGCCGCAACCCGCGTAACCGACGTGGCCGTGGTCGTCAGCGCCGAGAAGAAGGCAATGCGGAAAACATCGAGCTGAACAAAGATGACAACACCACGGACGCTCAGCCAGAGCAAGCGCTTGCCGCCGCGGCTGTTGCCAGCGTTGCCGCCGTGGCCGCCAGCAAGCAAGAAGCACCAGCCCGCGCTGAACAGCAGATTGAGGTCGACACAAGTGATACGGGCGACAACCCGGATGCTGAAACAGACGAAAGCAGCGAAAACAGCGCCCTGGACCCAGAGCGCAAACGTCGTCGTCGTCGCAGCCGCCGTGGACGTCGCAACACAGACGCGAACGCCGTAGCTGAAAACGAAGAGAACAACGAAGAAGGCAGCACCAGCGCCTACGTTGCTCACGAAACGCCCAGCTTCAATCCCGCAGCTCTGGATGCCCAGGAACAAGCCGCTGCTCAGACTGCAACGGCTGAGCCTGAACAGCCCCAAACAGCGAAAGAAGCACCTGCCGTCCAAGAAGCCGCCCCTGTCGCCGTGGAAGCCGCACAGGAAGCTCCTGTCGCTGCCCAGGCTGCCCAACAAGCTGAAGAGGTCGTCACGACCCAAGCTGTCACTGTTGAAACCGCTCCCGCTCAGGAAGAGCTTGCTGCCGCTCAGGCCGAAGTAGCCCCAGAAGTTCCTGCCGCAGCCGAAACCGTTGCTCCTGTGCAAGCAGAAGCCGCTGCCGAAGCTGCTACAGCAGAAGTCGCCCAAGCTCCAGCTGAAGTCGTAGAAACAGCCGCCGCTCCTGCTCAAACCCAAGCCGTGACAGACGCTCCCGCCGTTGACGCTGCTCCGGTAGACACTGGCGCCGCAGAAACTGCTACTGCCCAGGAAGAAACGACTGCTCCAGCCGCCGAAGCAGCTCCAGAAGCTCCTGCAGCTGAAGAGGTCACCGCTCCTGTACAAGCAGAAGCTGCTGCCGAACCAGCCAAAGCAGAAGTTACTGAAGCTCCAGCTGAAGCCATGGAAACAGCAGCTATCCCTGCACAGGTTCAGCCCACAGCTGAAACGCCAGTCGTCGAAACCACTCCAGTGGAATCTGCAGCCGTAGAGACTCGCGTAGAGACTCAAGCTGCTGCAGAAAAAGCCCCTGCTGCTGAGCAAGCGCCGAAACCCGCTGCCGCTCCCCTGGAGGCCGTGCTGAACGCAGCAGGCATCGAACTGGTAGAAACTACTGCTCGCTCGGCAACACAGGACGACTACCAGCCCGCGCCCGTGCGCCTGGGTCGCCCACGCAAGCAACGTGCTGCAGAAACCGAGAACAGCGAACCGCTGCAACAGGTCGAAACGCAGTAA
- the accD gene encoding acetyl-CoA carboxylase, carboxyltransferase subunit beta, which produces MSWIEKILPPRINRNPESSRRVPEGLWVKCPSCESVLYKEDLQATLNVCPKCSHHMRIGARARIKSLLDPEGQTEIGSNTRPMDPLKFRDSRKYTERVSEATKQTGETEAMVVMSGTILSVPAVVACFEFEYMGGSMGSVVGERFTRGVQAAIANRSPFICVAASGGARMQESLFSLMQMAKTTAILAELSEAGLPFISILTDPTMGGVSASFAFMGDVVIAEPNALIGFAGPRVIEQTVREKLPEGFQRAEFLLEKGAIDMVVDRRELQRELAELLALLTRQPAEAVSRHP; this is translated from the coding sequence ATGAGCTGGATCGAGAAAATACTCCCGCCGCGAATTAACCGTAACCCTGAAAGCAGCCGTCGCGTGCCCGAAGGGCTGTGGGTGAAATGTCCGTCGTGCGAGTCTGTGCTCTATAAGGAAGATCTCCAGGCCACGTTGAATGTCTGCCCCAAGTGCAGCCATCACATGCGTATTGGTGCTCGGGCCCGGATCAAATCCTTGCTGGACCCCGAAGGCCAGACCGAGATTGGTTCCAATACTCGTCCTATGGACCCCTTGAAGTTCCGTGATTCACGCAAGTATACGGAGCGTGTTTCCGAGGCGACCAAGCAAACGGGTGAAACTGAAGCCATGGTAGTCATGAGCGGCACGATCTTGTCTGTGCCCGCGGTGGTCGCCTGCTTCGAGTTTGAGTACATGGGCGGTTCCATGGGTTCGGTGGTTGGCGAGCGCTTCACGCGTGGGGTGCAGGCTGCCATAGCCAATCGCAGCCCCTTTATTTGTGTGGCCGCTTCGGGTGGTGCGCGAATGCAGGAGAGTTTGTTCTCGCTAATGCAGATGGCCAAGACCACGGCGATTTTGGCGGAACTGTCTGAGGCGGGTTTGCCGTTCATCAGCATTCTGACTGATCCTACCATGGGTGGCGTGTCGGCCAGTTTCGCCTTTATGGGCGATGTGGTGATTGCCGAGCCTAACGCCTTAATCGGTTTCGCGGGTCCGCGTGTGATTGAGCAGACAGTGCGTGAGAAGCTGCCAGAGGGTTTCCAGCGTGCCGAGTTCCTGCTGGAAAAGGGCGCTATCGATATGGTGGTGGATCGACGCGAATTGCAGCGTGAGTTGGCGGAGTTGTTGGCTTTGCTGACTCGTCAGCCGGCGGAGGCTGTGTCGCGCCATCCTTGA
- the trpB gene encoding tryptophan synthase subunit beta, which produces MKTYTLPDPDGHFGQFGGSFVAETLVHALDELKAAYEQYRNDPEFLHEFHYELKHFVGRPSPVYHARRWSEQLGGAQIWFKREDLNHTGAHKINNCIGQILLARRMGKPRIIAETGAGQHGVATATVAARYGLECVVYMGSEDVRRQASNVYRMKLLGATVVPVESGSRTLKDALNEAMRDWVTNISNTFYIIGTVAGPHPYPMMVRDFQCVIGNECVEQMPQDAGRQPDYVLASVGGGSNAMGIFYPYIEHKNVELIGVEAAGRGLDTLEHSASLNKGMVGVLHGNRTYVLQDDDGNVMPTHSVSAGLDYPGVGPEHAWLKDCGRAQYATCTDEDALKAFHDCCRIEGIMPALESSHALAHAARIAPTLPKDKIILVSLSGRGDKDMHTVAEYGGLTL; this is translated from the coding sequence TTGAAAACCTATACCTTGCCCGACCCGGATGGACATTTTGGTCAGTTTGGTGGTTCGTTTGTCGCTGAAACGCTGGTCCACGCCCTGGACGAGTTGAAAGCAGCCTACGAACAGTATCGGAACGATCCTGAGTTTTTGCATGAGTTTCACTATGAGCTCAAGCACTTTGTTGGTCGTCCCAGCCCCGTGTACCATGCCCGTCGATGGTCGGAGCAACTAGGTGGAGCTCAGATCTGGTTCAAGCGCGAAGATCTCAATCACACTGGCGCACACAAGATCAACAACTGTATTGGACAGATTCTGCTGGCTCGCCGTATGGGCAAGCCACGCATTATCGCGGAAACCGGAGCAGGCCAGCATGGCGTGGCAACGGCGACGGTCGCTGCCCGCTATGGGCTGGAATGCGTGGTTTACATGGGAAGCGAGGACGTGCGTCGTCAAGCGTCCAACGTGTACCGCATGAAACTGCTCGGTGCGACCGTGGTCCCCGTGGAATCGGGTTCGCGCACCCTGAAAGATGCGCTGAACGAAGCCATGCGCGACTGGGTTACCAACATCAGCAATACTTTCTACATTATTGGCACGGTTGCCGGGCCTCATCCTTATCCGATGATGGTGCGCGACTTCCAGTGCGTGATTGGTAACGAGTGTGTGGAGCAGATGCCTCAGGATGCCGGTCGCCAGCCCGATTATGTGCTGGCTTCGGTAGGCGGTGGCTCCAATGCCATGGGCATTTTCTACCCTTATATCGAGCACAAGAATGTCGAGCTGATCGGGGTGGAAGCGGCTGGGCGTGGTCTGGACACGCTGGAACATTCGGCCTCCCTGAACAAGGGCATGGTGGGAGTGTTGCACGGTAACCGCACCTATGTACTGCAGGATGATGACGGTAACGTCATGCCCACGCACTCGGTGTCGGCGGGCCTGGATTACCCCGGTGTCGGTCCTGAGCACGCGTGGTTGAAGGACTGCGGCCGTGCCCAATATGCCACCTGCACCGATGAAGATGCCCTGAAAGCGTTTCACGATTGCTGCCGCATCGAAGGCATCATGCCGGCGCTCGAGTCTTCGCACGCCTTGGCTCATGCGGCTCGTATCGCCCCGACCCTGCCTAAAGACAAGATTATCCTGGTGAGCTTGTCCGGTCGTGGCGATAAAGACATGCACACGGTCGCCGAGTACGGCGGCTTGACACTGTAA
- a CDS encoding RelA/SpoT family protein produces MNHTASPPTAESAFTPLWFAQASHGLDEAGRMLLQAAADWAGPVLLDLTGSTGEPLDSHCAQVALILAGLGVDAQTRASALLAVTPAPGPEVKQDPVQKAFGTEVMTLVRGSRALYRLGSITGQAKEQTGGGDQKEMKRKMLLAMAADLRIVLMRLASRLQSLRWYRQSKTVCPVGFARETLELYTPLANRLGIWQIKWEMEDLAFRFLNPEVYKDIAGRLEDKRVERETLIAQVRDQLLAALKREHIVAEVSGRPKHIFSIWNKMRNKHLDFEQLFDLRALRVIVEDERSCYHTLAVVHSLWTPVPEEFDDYISRPKPNGYRSLHTVIADAQGRCFEIQIRTRDMHQFAEYGMAAHWRYKEAGAQGGQQTADGEDDRKIAWMRQLLAWDREAATSNASASESLPDSRTESAGSAADNAPVSKKEALARPLKAQEDEHIYVLTPQARVIELPVGATPVDFAYYLHTDLGHRCRGARVDGQMVPLSTRLSTGQTVEIVAAKSGGPSRDWLNVQLGFLASPRSRSKVRAWFNAIELQQRISQGQSMVEKELQRLGRTAVNLEQMAQQLGFAKADDLYVAVAKDEFSLRQVDALFREDVQEEEPVQRVFDAARESVSKTGKSGVLVVGVDSLMTQLARCCRPAPPDLIAGFVTRGRGVSIHRADCKSYQELAERQPERAISVDWGDTGDTQYPVDLAIEAQEHPSLLRDLSEVFARLRLNVTGINTLSRRSLTRMIFTIEVRDGEQIQKALAALNELSGVSARRYSS; encoded by the coding sequence ATGAATCACACCGCTTCTCCCCCTACGGCCGAGTCGGCCTTTACCCCGCTATGGTTCGCGCAAGCCAGCCACGGACTGGATGAGGCAGGGCGCATGCTCTTGCAGGCGGCAGCCGACTGGGCGGGGCCTGTATTGCTGGATCTGACTGGCAGCACCGGCGAGCCCTTGGACAGTCATTGCGCTCAGGTGGCGCTTATTTTGGCGGGTCTGGGCGTGGACGCTCAAACCCGTGCCAGTGCCTTGCTGGCCGTGACCCCGGCCCCGGGGCCGGAGGTCAAGCAGGACCCGGTTCAAAAAGCCTTTGGCACCGAAGTCATGACATTGGTGCGAGGCTCGCGTGCTCTGTATCGACTGGGCTCGATTACCGGCCAGGCCAAGGAACAGACGGGCGGCGGCGATCAGAAAGAAATGAAGCGCAAGATGTTGCTGGCGATGGCGGCCGACTTGCGTATTGTGTTGATGCGTCTGGCCTCGCGGCTGCAGTCCTTGCGCTGGTATCGGCAGTCCAAAACAGTTTGTCCGGTCGGGTTTGCCCGTGAAACGCTGGAGCTGTATACGCCGCTGGCCAATCGTCTGGGTATCTGGCAGATCAAATGGGAAATGGAGGACCTGGCCTTTCGTTTCCTGAACCCCGAGGTCTACAAGGACATTGCAGGCCGTCTGGAAGACAAGCGCGTAGAGCGTGAGACTTTGATTGCTCAGGTGCGAGACCAATTGTTGGCAGCCCTAAAGCGCGAGCATATTGTGGCCGAGGTGTCTGGCCGGCCCAAGCATATCTTCAGTATCTGGAACAAGATGCGTAACAAGCATCTGGATTTCGAGCAGCTGTTTGATCTGCGTGCCTTGCGCGTCATTGTCGAGGATGAACGCAGTTGCTATCACACCCTGGCGGTGGTGCATTCCCTGTGGACCCCCGTGCCCGAGGAGTTTGACGACTACATCTCCCGGCCCAAGCCCAATGGTTACCGCTCCTTGCATACCGTGATTGCGGACGCGCAGGGCCGTTGCTTTGAGATTCAGATCCGCACGCGTGACATGCATCAGTTTGCAGAGTACGGGATGGCGGCTCACTGGCGTTACAAGGAGGCGGGGGCGCAAGGCGGGCAGCAGACGGCCGATGGCGAGGATGACCGCAAGATTGCCTGGATGCGCCAACTGCTGGCCTGGGACAGGGAAGCGGCTACCTCCAACGCGAGTGCCTCGGAGTCTCTGCCTGACAGTCGCACGGAGTCAGCTGGCTCTGCGGCAGACAATGCGCCTGTCAGCAAAAAGGAGGCGCTGGCTCGCCCCTTGAAGGCGCAGGAGGACGAACATATTTATGTGTTGACGCCACAGGCCCGTGTCATTGAGTTGCCTGTGGGTGCAACCCCGGTCGATTTTGCCTATTACTTGCATACCGACTTGGGTCACCGTTGTCGGGGGGCGCGGGTTGATGGGCAGATGGTGCCTTTATCCACCCGTTTGTCGACAGGGCAAACCGTAGAGATTGTGGCCGCCAAGTCGGGAGGGCCATCGCGTGATTGGCTAAATGTGCAACTGGGCTTTTTGGCCAGCCCACGCTCGCGCTCCAAAGTGCGGGCCTGGTTTAATGCGATTGAGTTGCAGCAGCGCATCTCCCAAGGCCAGAGCATGGTCGAAAAAGAGCTGCAAAGGTTGGGCCGCACTGCCGTGAACCTGGAGCAGATGGCGCAACAGCTGGGCTTTGCCAAGGCAGATGACTTGTATGTTGCGGTGGCCAAGGATGAGTTCAGTCTGCGGCAGGTGGACGCCTTGTTCCGTGAGGATGTGCAGGAAGAGGAACCTGTTCAGCGTGTGTTTGACGCGGCCCGGGAAAGTGTCTCGAAAACCGGAAAAAGCGGTGTATTGGTGGTGGGAGTCGATTCGCTGATGACGCAACTGGCCCGTTGCTGTCGTCCTGCTCCTCCGGACCTGATTGCTGGCTTTGTGACCCGGGGGCGCGGAGTGTCCATACACCGTGCTGACTGCAAGTCCTATCAGGAACTGGCCGAGCGACAGCCTGAACGGGCGATCAGTGTGGATTGGGGCGACACGGGAGATACGCAATATCCGGTGGATCTGGCCATTGAGGCGCAGGAACACCCCAGCCTGTTGCGTGATCTGTCGGAAGTGTTTGCCCGCTTGCGTTTGAACGTGACCGGTATTAATACCTTGAGTCGTCGCTCGTTGACGCGCATGATATTTACGATTGAAGTGCGTGATGGCGAGCAAATTCAAAAGGCGTTGGCGGCCTTGAACGAGTTATCGGGGGTCAGCGCCCGCCGCTACTCGTCCTGA
- a CDS encoding flavodoxin family protein, whose amino-acid sequence MSLNTCRQLLMIWHSRTGAARQLAEQAEEGALEVLRELDMTDHLRIKRVHCDRVQAQDLRDSQAYLFCAPENLASLSGAMKECLDRNYYEVLDQLNGRPYSALISAGSDGQGAQRQLERICTGWRLELVAPIRIFNFHAQTPESILAPKSLSNEQIAQAREAGGHLAALLCL is encoded by the coding sequence ATGAGTCTGAACACATGCCGTCAGCTTCTGATGATCTGGCATTCCCGTACTGGCGCCGCCCGCCAGTTGGCCGAACAGGCCGAAGAAGGCGCGCTGGAGGTGCTCAGGGAGCTGGACATGACCGATCACCTCCGTATCAAACGTGTGCATTGCGATCGCGTGCAGGCACAGGATTTACGCGATTCCCAGGCCTACCTGTTCTGCGCCCCCGAGAATCTGGCCAGCCTGAGTGGGGCCATGAAAGAGTGTCTGGACCGGAACTACTACGAGGTGCTGGATCAGCTGAATGGGCGCCCCTATTCCGCCTTGATCAGCGCAGGTAGCGATGGGCAAGGTGCGCAACGACAACTGGAACGGATTTGCACAGGCTGGCGGCTGGAGCTGGTCGCCCCCATCCGTATCTTCAATTTCCACGCCCAGACGCCAGAAAGCATTCTGGCCCCCAAATCTTTGAGTAATGAACAAATTGCCCAAGCCCGTGAAGCCGGCGGGCATCTGGCGGCTTTGCTGTGTCTATGA
- the pncB gene encoding nicotinate phosphoribosyltransferase, producing MIITSLLDTDLYKFSMMQVVLHHFPAAHVEYRYKCRTPNINLSQYLDQIRAEIHALCQLRFSDAELDYLRSLRFIKSDFVDFLGLFHLPERCIQVQAGEVPGEIEISVQGPWLHTILFEIPVLAIVNEVYFRNECPQPPWTEGRERLQSKMRLVVDDPALSDFRVADYGTRRRFSKQWHEEVVTTMIEQMKPHFAGTSNVWLAMKYGVTPLGTMGHEYLQACQALGPRLRDSQTFALEVWAKEYRGDLGIALSDVYGMDAFLRDFDMYFCKLFDGARHDSGDPFIWGERLLAHYQANRTDPRTKTLVFSDGLTIPKAIELALRFAGRCKVSFGIGTNLTNDLGHEPLQIVMKMVRCNGQPVAKVSDAPEKTMCDDPAYLAYLRQVFQLPPA from the coding sequence ATGATCATTACCTCTTTACTTGATACGGACCTGTACAAGTTTTCCATGATGCAGGTTGTTTTGCATCATTTCCCGGCTGCGCACGTGGAGTACCGCTACAAATGCCGTACTCCCAATATTAATTTGAGCCAGTATCTGGACCAGATCCGGGCGGAAATTCATGCGCTGTGTCAGTTGCGTTTTTCAGACGCCGAGCTGGACTATTTGCGGAGCCTGCGCTTTATCAAAAGCGATTTTGTGGATTTCCTGGGTCTGTTTCATTTGCCTGAACGCTGCATTCAGGTGCAGGCAGGCGAAGTGCCCGGCGAGATCGAGATCTCGGTGCAGGGCCCCTGGTTGCACACAATTCTGTTTGAGATCCCCGTGCTGGCCATTGTGAACGAGGTCTACTTTCGCAACGAATGTCCGCAACCGCCTTGGACAGAAGGGCGCGAGCGCCTGCAATCCAAGATGCGTCTGGTGGTGGATGATCCGGCGTTAAGCGATTTTCGTGTGGCTGACTATGGCACGCGCCGCCGCTTTTCCAAGCAGTGGCACGAAGAAGTGGTCACCACCATGATCGAGCAGATGAAGCCGCATTTTGCCGGTACCAGCAATGTCTGGCTGGCCATGAAGTACGGGGTGACGCCCCTGGGCACCATGGGTCACGAGTACTTGCAGGCCTGTCAGGCCCTGGGTCCGCGCTTGCGGGACTCGCAGACGTTCGCCCTGGAGGTATGGGCGAAAGAGTACCGTGGTGACCTGGGTATCGCTTTGTCGGACGTGTACGGCATGGATGCTTTCCTGCGCGATTTTGATATGTATTTCTGCAAACTGTTTGATGGCGCTCGTCACGACTCGGGCGACCCCTTCATCTGGGGCGAGCGTTTGCTGGCGCACTATCAAGCCAACCGTACCGATCCGCGCACCAAGACCTTGGTGTTTTCCGATGGTTTGACTATCCCCAAGGCGATTGAACTGGCCCTGCGTTTTGCCGGTCGGTGCAAAGTGTCGTTCGGGATCGGGACCAATCTGACCAATGATCTGGGGCATGAGCCTTTGCAGATCGTCATGAAGATGGTGCGTTGCAATGGTCAGCCTGTGGCGAAAGTGTCCGATGCTCCTGAAAAGACCATGTGTGATGATCCGGCCTATCTGGCTTACTTGCGACAGGTTTTCCAGCTGCCACCGGCTTGA
- the fdxA gene encoding ferredoxin FdxA: protein MTHVVTENCIKCKFTDCVDVCPVDCFREGPNFLVIDPDECIDCAVCIPECPANAIFAEEDVPQDQVPFIALNAELSPIFGSINRSKKPLEDADDWNGVENKLQYLER from the coding sequence ATGACCCACGTCGTCACCGAAAACTGTATCAAGTGCAAATTCACCGACTGTGTGGATGTGTGCCCCGTCGACTGTTTTCGTGAAGGCCCGAACTTTCTGGTGATTGACCCGGACGAGTGCATCGACTGCGCCGTCTGTATTCCCGAATGCCCGGCCAATGCTATTTTTGCCGAAGAAGATGTGCCGCAGGACCAGGTTCCCTTCATTGCGCTGAACGCCGAACTCAGCCCCATTTTTGGCAGCATCAACCGCTCCAAAAAACCACTGGAGGATGCTGACGACTGGAACGGTGTGGAGAACAAACTACAGTATCTGGAGCGTTAA